CAAGACATACAGGGGCGTATGTGTAGTTAATATCTGTGACTGTTGCAAGCAATCTGAGTTCTGAGTTTATCTGAGTTCATGATATGTCttttatgtttgttgttgttgttgttgtttttccccacAGCTCTGAAGCCAATGACCTGGCTCTGCGATTGGCTCGGCAGTACACCCAGCATGAAGATGTCATTGTGCTGGACCAGTAAGTTTCTCAActctcatttgtttgtttttatcattgAGGTGTATTGGAGAATACACTGTTCCTACTGGAAAAGCATTCAGTTAACTGCATCCTTTTTTCCCCTGTCATTAAACATACATCCTGAAACATAAAAACACTAGTTTATAGAAGGCACTTCctggtattttaattacattatttcattttaaataatgtatatatttttaatgtaggaTTCTGTTGTCTTTTTCCTTAGATATATTATGTAGAGAAAATATTTTGAAGAAGTTTGGCTCTTGGACAAATGCAGTTGTGTGTAAGGATTCTGTCCACAATAATGCAAAGAGATGCTTTTGGGCATCTAAAACACCTACTTTTAGGTGACTTTATTTCAAAAAGCACGTTTggatattattatgattgtttcCTTTAAGATGTTGAAGTTGGACCTATAGCTTTGTACCCTATGCTGCTGTTTAAATAAATCACATCTTATGTGTTTTAAGTGCATACCATGGCCATCTGACATCCCTGATTGATATCAGTCCATACAAATTCCGGAAACTTGAAGGACAAAAAGACTGGGTTCATGTGGTGGGTGAAATTCACATTTATTCTTCTTTCACATACTGCTGTATTGTAGATGTGTTTGTCTATGACACTGTTGAACCAAAGTTATTGATCTATCACTTACTTTGAATAACTTTGTGAGTTTTGAGATACAAAGGACAATGGAATACTTCAGTGGCTTTTTTTCCAGTACACAATAGTGATAGCAAATAGTTTCACCAAACAACACTGTATATCCAAATTCAAACTTACTTAAATTACTTAGATTTAGTTCTAATTCCATCCTTAATATGAAAGAATAACAATTTTAAACTCCACAACTGTCAATTTCAAAATgtctgaaaaatgtattgacaCTGATATCACTTTTAATTCTGGAAGtgttgatatttttccatcatacaatacaattatatttaacatatttagCATATTTTAACATACAAGCTGTTAATCATTACAAACCTCACTCAAATTTAACTATGTAATATAGGCTTCAGATATAGTATAGGGAAACGCAGGATTAAAAGCAGGATTGATTGTTGCTGCTTTAGGTCTTCTTAATGGTTGAAAAACTACCTCCTATTCATGTTTGAAGTTCCGTATTGAGAGCTAGTTCTTGCCTATTATGTAATGTGCCCACTATAGGCACCACTGCCAGACACTTACAGAGGACTATACAGGGAAGATCATGAAGATGCGGCCCAAGCTTATGCagatgaagtgaagaaaataatCGATGATGCACATAAGAGAAGCCGGAAGGTAAGACATTCAGTGTTGGTGAATCCTGGGCAAACTGCTTTCACCTGTAGATGGGAGTGGCAGTAGAGTCTGTTGTCTTTTTGCTCTGAaagatatattaaaatacaataatatatatatatatatatatatatatatattttttattattattatttatttattatttattttttctttcaaaagggaATGGGaaagtttgtttatgtatgacTTCTGACCAACTGTCTTTTTCCTGGGTGCAGATACTATAATTTCATAAGAGAGCAATTTGAATTTCCTGTATGGTCAAGCTGacatgttattttgtttttgttttccctacATTGCTGACCATTTTTCTATTGTCACCTGAGTGTTGACACAGTAGTGATGTTCTCTCAAAATGCATGCACTCCAGCTTAACATCCAAGCAAATTTACTGACAATGACTGCCTTTGTCAACAAATTCACTAGCCAATTTGGGACCCATttggtttgcttttgtttggtttgtgttcATTTTGCAGATTTCTGCTTTTTTTGCTGAGTCATTGCCAAGTGTTGGAGGCCAAATCATTTTTCCACCTGGTTACTTTAAGAAGGTAGCAGAGTATGTATCACTTTCTTACCATCACAGATGAGTGTTAATGGAGCCAGTACATCTTACGTTCATTTTTCCTGTAGAAAATATTTCAGATTGcacaactgaaaaataaaaatattgttacatcgttacatttttctattttaaaaatTCCAAACAAATCTGTTGAGAATGTTTAAATGCTCCTTATGAAAGACCACTTCTACGTGGTAACATTTAAGTTTGGTGTATATTTAAAACTATACAATTAGCATACCTATACAATAATTTAAGTCTAGGCTTCATTTTTGGTGTACAGTGTGAAATGCACAATAACCCCGTTTAGATTGCTATAagtctgttttttcctttagcCTGCTAATTTTAGAATAGCTCTAATAAGATTAAGTGTATTATAGATCTTTAAGCAAAAGCTACTTACAGATCTTTTTTGACCATTCCCTTTGGGGGGACCTGTGTCATAGaacaatttaaataacaaaGAATGCAATCTGGAATAGGTTTGAGTTGCTCAGATGCAAAGATCATTATATTACAAGTTTTTGGTttgctatatatattcacaaGATGTATTATAACACAAGGTAGAGTTGTTCCTTTTAATTTTACACTGATGATTAAATTCTGAACTGTGTAGTTTATTATACCTTTATGCGAGGGATTCATTGTAAAGGGctgacagttgttgttttttttcaggtATGTTAGAGCTGCCGGAGGTGTGTTTGTGGCCGATGAGGTTCAGGTTGGGTTTGGTCGAGTTGGAAAACACTTCTGGGCCTTCCAGCTACAGGGGGACGATTTCACACCTGATATTGTCACAATGGGGAAACCTATTGGCAACGGACACCCTCTTGCCTGTGTAGCCACAACTAAAGAGGTAGCAGATGCTTTCACTGCCAACGGAGTAGAGTACTTCAACACGGTGAGTACAGCACCTTCTTAAACATCAATTTCAGTAGCTTCAGCCTTGTCTCAGACTACTAGATTGGATTGAATAATGAACACACTTAAAATGTTCAACACTTAATGACTAAATTGGCTGAAGTGTGAAACACACAACTGTTGAACAGTCATGCAGACTTGACTGTGAGTGCTGAGGGTTGTGGGTTTAATCCCagaaatataatacaaagaaaaaacagtaataataatttgcGTGAACATGGAATCGCAGGCCCAGTTCattattacatttgaataaaGCAGGACACCTATTTTTAAGCCATTAACAGGGGTATCACACTTTGCTTCCAGTTTGGAGGGAACCCAGTGTCTTGTGCCATTGGTCTGGCAGTGCTGGATGTCATTGAGAAAGAGGACCTGCGTGCGAATGCTATGCTGGTGGGAAATCACTTTATGAAGCTGATGAATGGGCTCAAAAGTAAACACCCTATCATTGGGGATGTCCGGTATGTCCaatcaattaaaatcaattcaaACTGTGCATTATAGCTTTTAACTCCCATAAACCCCAGCCAGCCTTCATTTCCTGTTGCACAGATGCCAGTTCAACTGTCCCTTTTTGATCAGTAAGATTGCCTTAGGTGTTGTGCTGGTTTAATCATGGTGCATCTAGTGTCAGGCATCTAAGGCATTTAGCAATTAAAGATTTTGAAGAACTGTAAAACCTCTTCAGCATTATAATTTCTGTATATGAAAAGATATTTAAGGAACTAGGAATCATTTGTACAGGAATGAATTCTAATGTTATGCTTGGCTTCTCTCAGGGGTGTTGGATTATTTGTTGGGGTTGACATGGTTAAGGATCAGGAGAAGAGGACGCCAGCCAGGGAGGAAGCTGAGTATGTGGTGAAGAGGTGAGCTGATGTGGAGGGCTGTGATCCAGGGAGTACTGTGCATGTCTTCTATATGAATAGCTAACCTAGTGTGCGTTAGAGGAGTTGGTAAGGTAGGCAGCTGCAGGTTAAGTTCAAATTGAGAACACTAGATTCACTGTTTTGTAGcttgctgatttttttttttttaacctaagGCTGTATGCGTAATATCAATGACAAGATATAACAATTAAACTATCATTAAAC
This is a stretch of genomic DNA from Amia ocellicauda isolate fAmiCal2 chromosome 11, fAmiCal2.hap1, whole genome shotgun sequence. It encodes these proteins:
- the LOC136763101 gene encoding 5-phosphohydroxy-L-lysine phospho-lyase yields the protein MAVELYSKEETLMKRKKLIGQSCRLFFSEDPVKIIRAQGQYLYDEKGRRYLDCISNVHHVGHSHPAVVQAATAQMELLNTNARFLHDNLIKYCERLSETLPEKLNTFYFVNSGSEANDLALRLARQYTQHEDVIVLDHAYHGHLTSLIDISPYKFRKLEGQKDWVHVAPLPDTYRGLYREDHEDAAQAYADEVKKIIDDAHKRSRKISAFFAESLPSVGGQIIFPPGYFKKVAEYVRAAGGVFVADEVQVGFGRVGKHFWAFQLQGDDFTPDIVTMGKPIGNGHPLACVATTKEVADAFTANGVEYFNTFGGNPVSCAIGLAVLDVIEKEDLRANAMLVGNHFMKLMNGLKSKHPIIGDVRGVGLFVGVDMVKDQEKRTPAREEAEYVVKRLKNEYICMSTDGPGENVIKFKPPMCFSMEDAQLVVEKIDQILTEIKENQRKCCG